The DNA segment TTTTAATCTTATGGTTTACAGCCATAAAGGCGGGATTAAAGCGTTCTACTTGACCAACTTGACCTTTTACCTTATGAATTTTTGCTAACTCTAACAATGCTTCAGCTTCAGGAACTGTATGGGTAATCGGTTTTTCGATAAACAAATGTTTACCTGCCTCAATTACTTGTTTTGCAGCATCAAAATGATATAAAGTAGGCGTTACTACATCGACCATATCACAGGCTTCAATTAAAGCTTCGATAGAAGGGAAACTTTTATAGCCAAATTCAGATTCAACTTTTTCTGAAGCTTCTTTGTCTTTATCGTAAAAACCTACTAGTTCATATTTAGTAGATTGCTCCAGTAATTTTAAATGAATTTTTCCAAGGTGCCCGGCACCTAACACTCCGGCTTTTAGCATCGGCTTTTGTTTTTCACAAAGGTAACAGTTTTCGGGCGAACATACGAAGTGGGTTGCCTATTTAGGTTTTTTTTGAGAAAAGTTAAAGTTAATAAATAGCTCTTAGAGGTTTTTTCTCCTCCTAATTAATTTTTAACGCTTTAACTATCTTTTTCTTCAGAAGAACTGTTTCGATTGTTTTTTATGTTTTCTGAACGATTTGAAATATCAACACGGGTTCTAGAAAGATAGAGTCCATCTTCTAATTGGCAGATATACGCTATTAGCTTTTCGCGTAATGCACAATGCAATTGCCAAGTAGTTTTGGCATCTTTTGCACTACAGAGTGCCCGTATTTTTACAGATTCTTCGGTCATATCGACTACTTCAACCACAGCGGGATTGTCTTCATCCCAATCTTCTTCGGCTTCGAGCATTTTTTCAAACTCAGAGCGTATTTTTGAAACATCCACCCGATAGTCTGCAAATAGGTAAATAGGACGTATTTGATGCGAACTGGTCATAGACCAATTTTCAAAAACTTCTGAAATGACAAACTTTAAAGGCACAACCAAGCGTCTTAAATCCCAAGTTCTTACTACCATATAAGTAAAACCGATCTCTTCTACATATCCCCAGTCATCTTCTATAATAACCGTATCGCCAATTCGAACGGGCTTGGTAATGGCAATTTGTAGGCCGGCAATAATATTTCCTAAGGTGTTTTGCGCTGCAATACCTAAAATTACAGTGGCTACCCCGGCTGACGCCAATAACGAGATCCCTACTTTTTCTAAGGCTCTAAATTGCGAAATGATAATATACCCTCCAATAACAACTACTAAAAAGGTAACGATACGGCGAGCAACCGAAATATAGGTAAGCATTTTACGGGCTTCTTCGTTTTCCTCTTCTGAAACATCACCAATTTTATTTTCGGCAATATAAGTCATTAAATAATCTACAAAACTTGTTATAAACCAAGTAATAGAACCAATTATGAGTATAATTAAGCTGGTATAAACAATATTGGCAAACCCTCCAGAAAGTGAAATGAGATTATCGAGTAGAATGTAAAAAAACAAGGTTCCAAATAAAATACCGGCAGGTCGAGCTAGCTTATCGGCAATGGATTTAATCCAAGGGCGTTTAGATTTTCGCAGTATTTTTCTCAATAAATACGTTACAAATTTTCCAAAAAACCAAGCGATAAATAATAAAAGAAGTATTCCAAAAAATTTCCAGACTTGAAATCCTAAAAAATGTACTCGAGACCATTCAGGCATCATTTTGTCTAGCTTTCGTGGTCCATATTCTTCGTATAAAGGCTCAATGTTTTCCACTGTATTAGCTGAAATAAGCCAAAGAGCCCCATATTCTTCAAATCGAATACGCTGAACGCGCATCACAATATCACGTTCGTTTAATTGTATTTCACCAAAAACAACACTTCTTCTAGGTTTTCCGGCAATAGCCTTATTGGTGGATGTACTAATATCAATTTGTCCGTCGGGACGATCAGAAAGTCCATCCCAATCAATACTCACACGCTGGTTAATGACAAAATATAGTTTTTCAGCTAAAATTGCTGCGTCTTTTTTTGTGACGTTTTGAGGTAATAAGTTTAGATTTAGAGCATAGAGAGCTTCTTCATACTTTCCGCTTCGTGATTTTAAAATAAAATGTTCTAATGCGGCTTGTGGAGTTCTTAAATTATATTGTTTTGGAGGTAAGCCTACTTGCTCATTAAGTCTATTAACACGGTAATAGGCTTCATTATAATCAGTGTAAGGATTTGAAGAATAGTAGGCACTATCATTTATTACACGTTTTTTACTTGGTAATTTACTTTCGTTTACGGGTTGTACTGAGTCTTGCTCAGATTGCGCGTAACCGTGCGAAATTCCTAAAATAAAGAAACCTAAAAGTAGTGTGAGGAAGGGTAACAATTTTTTCATTACCCTAAAAATACTGAAAAAGAACCGCACCTAAAATCATTTAACCTTTTTTAGACTCCTGAAACGTTCTAAAAGAGTTGGATGCGAGTAATGCATAAATACATACGCCGGATGCGGAGTTAAGTTACTTAAACTGTTTTTAGACAATTTTTTTAGTGCTGAAATAAGCGGTGCAGCACTAAAAGTGTTTTTTGCATAATTATCTGCTTGGTATTCAAATTTTCGGGATAGATAATTCATTAGTAAACCGGTTACTTCTGAAACCGGCGTATATAAAACACCAAAAGCTATTAACCCAATATGAAAAGAGGGTTGCGAAACATTTAATGCCTCAGAAAGTAATGGACTACCAATAAAAAGAGATAATATCCAAAGTGTAAAACCAGTAGTTAGAATAGAAGCAAAGAGGTTAATGATAATGTGATTTTTCTTATAATGACCTACCTCGTGTGCCAAAACAGCTACAATTTCGTCGTCTTCTAAATCATTAATTAACGTATCATAGAGAGTAATCCGTTTCTCTTTTCCGAAGCCTGAAAAATAGGCGTTTGCTTTCGTGCTACGTTTAGAGCCATCAATTACAAAAATCTTGTCTAATGTAAAGCCAACCGTATTAGCATATGTCTCAATTTTTGAACGTAAGGAGCCTTCTTGTAATGGGGTTTGTTTGTTAAACAACGGAACAATTAATCGTGCGTAAAACAAGTTCATAAACAGAGCAAAAACCGTTATAATTGCCCAAGTCCATACCCAAAAATAACTGCCAGTAGATTGATAAACCCAAATAATGGCACTTAGTAAAGCCCCGCCAATAATAGCCATCATAAACCAGCCTTTTAATTTATCTAAAAAGAAAGTTGCTTTGGTCGTTTTATTGAAGCCAAACTTTTCTTCGATTACAAAGGTGTTGTAATACCCAAAAGGCGTCATAACTATATCACTCGCAAATAAAATAATTCCGAAGAAAATTAATGCCACTAAAATTTCATTGTCTGAAATAGAACGGGCAATGCCATCTACGTATGCAAAGCCATTTAAAAAGAAAAATAAAAAAGTGCCTATAATTGAAATAAACGCTGTTAAAAGGCCGAAACGGTATTTCTCTTTTTTGTACGCTTGCGATTTTTTGTATTCCGCTTCATCATACACATCATCGATTTCTGAAGGAAGGGCATCGTTAAAATGCTTCGCGTTTAACGCATCAAGTAGTTGGTCAATTATAAAATTGATAACCAAAATGGCGATAATGATGTAAAATAAAGTTTGTGGGGACATACATTTAAAGTATAAAAAAGGAGGATTAATTATTTAAACGGTCGTTGTCTTATTGCTTTATAAACCTGATTTCGGTACATTTTTTTTAGTTTCACTTCAAAAAAATACTCAATCGACGGTTTTTTTACTTTTAAATTAAATTTTGAGTGCTATACAAATTTTCGCTGTCTTTTGGCCTCAAAGATAAGGATTCCTGCTGCTACTGAAACATTCATACTATCAATCTCTCCTTGCATGGGGATGATGATATTTTGTGTGCTGTGTTGCAGCCACTCCTTCGAAAGGCCTGTGGCTTCAGTGCCTACAACTATTGCTGAAGCTTGAGTGTAATCTTGACTATAATACATTTCAGAAGCTTGAAGTTCGGCGCAATAGATTGAAATATTGTTTTCTTTTAAAAATGAAATAATTTCGGTTGTACTCCCTGTGGCAATGTTATTAGTAAATACACAGCCCACGCTACTTCTAATGATGTTTGGATTGTATAAATCTGTTTTCATATCGGCAATTATTACGCCGTCTAAGTTCGCCGCATCGGCTGTACGGAGCAATGCTCCAATATTTCCAGGTTTTTCGGTGGCTTCGGCGACTAAAATAAGTGGCTTTTTAGAAGAAAAAGTGAAACTATCCAACGTGTGTTGTTTGGCTTCGGCAATGGCAAGGATACCTTCAGTTGAATTTCGGTAGGCGAGTTTATCGTATATTTCAGTTGAAATTTCTACAAAATTTGTTTCGCTGTTGCTGAGGTCTTTGATTACATACAAATCTTCTTCAGCTATTATTTCCGAAGAAAAAAGTACGGTTTTTAACCTGCAGTTTCCTTTTATAGCCAACGTAATCTCTCGATGCCCTTCAATAGTAAATAGTCTGTTTTTTTTGCGTTCCCGTGATTTTGATTGGAGCAAAGCAAACTCTTTAATTAGAGGGTTTTGAAGGCTTGAAATGTATTTTTCCATAACACAAAGATACGATGTGAACAATTCAATTGATTTATAATATTGAAAATTTCATAAAGGTTTCTCAATTTATCTCGACTACTGGAACAGCTTTATTATATTTAATAAAATTAAAACCAATCTAATTATGAAAAAACTACTTTCAATTGCAGTGCTACTTGTTTTATTTGTTGCTTGTAAAGATGCAGTAAAGGAAACCACTGAAGAAGTTCACGGGAAAGAAAATGCTTCTGAACAATCAACTGAAGCCACCATGGATTCTTCTGAAGAAAATATGGCGATGTCCTATCCATCTGAGCTTACAAACGTTTTTAAAGCACACGGCGGAATGGGTACTTGGAATAAAATGAACAATCTTTGTTTTGAAATGAATGGAAAGAGTGGAAAAGAAGTACATACCACAACATTAAAAGACCGTCGTTCAAAAATTGAAAACGATAATTGGTCCATTGGGTATGATGGAAGTGATGTATGGTTGCAAGAAAAGGAAGAAAATGCATATGAAGGTAACGCTCGTTTTTACCATAATCTAATGTTTTACTTTTATGCAATGCCTTTTGTTTTGGGTGATGAAGGGATAAATTATGAAATAGTGCAGCCTACAGAATTGGATGGTGAGATCTATAATGCAATTAAAATTTCATATAATGCAGGAATAGGAGATTCACCAAAAGATGAATATATACTTTTTATTAACCCCGATACCGATACCATGGAATGGTTAGGATACACAGTAACGTTTAAGGAAAACCAAAGAAGCGATAATTGGAAATTTATTAAATACGATCAATGGGAGAAAGTTAATGGTTTATTGTTGCCTAAAAAATTGACTTGGTATAACGTGAAAGATGGGAAACCAACGAACGAACGTAATGACCTTCTATTTAATAAAATAATCGTAACTGAAACACAATTAGAGGATTCGGTTTTTGCAAAGCCAGAAGGTGCAAATGTGGTAAATAGGTAATTGTAAAATGTACTTAATACTAAAAAAGTAGCTTGGAAAAGCTACTTTTTTAGTATTTGCACTTTAAAAAGTTTGTCCCAATATTTTCCAGTAATATATAAAATGTCTTTTTCGCCTTTATAGGCAATACCGTTTAATACATTTAAATCTGGGTGCTGTGTTACTTTGTCTTGTAATCCGTTAAGGTCAATAACGCCTTCAACGGCTCCATTTTCTGGATTTATAATAGCTATGGAAGATTGTTCCCATACATTAGCATATATTTTACCTTCTACCCATTCCAGCTCGTTTACTTTTGGGATTCGGCTTGTATGCGTATACAACTCAATATAGTCTGTTTCGGCTAAGGTCTCAGGGTTTAATATCCATATTCTTTCAGTTCCATCACTTTTATAAATTTTAGAATCGCTGTGGCATAACCCCCAACCTTCTTTGCTATTCTCATATACAAAACTACCGGTTCGTTCTAAGGTGTTTTCATCATAAATAAACCCTTTGTTCGCTTGCCATGTAAGTTGGTAAACTTTATTGTTCAAGATGGTTAACCCCTCTCCAAAGTACTGACTGTCTAATTCTACTTGTTGTAATACTTCACCTGTTTTATAATTGGTTTTTCGTAAGGTAGATTGACCACGTTTTCCAGTGCTTTCATATAAGGTGTCGCCTTCAAACTCTAAACCTTGTGTAAAAGCGTTAACATCGTGCGGATATGTTTCCAATAATTTATAGGTGTATAATTCAGGTTTTTTTGAAGCAAGTAGCGTAAACTCGGCTTCAGTGTTATATTGCTCTCCGTCAGCATGAATAGTAGCTTTTAGCTGGTCTTTACCTAGCTTTTGGCTTTGCAGCGAGATAGTTTTTTTGGTATTCTTTTTTGAAACCGCTATTTTTTTATTTCGAAGAGTATAAACTACAGAATCTATTTCGATACCCTCTTTGTTTTGTATTGAGACCGATAGGTTATCTGATGGCTTATATGCTTTTTGGGAATTCTCTATTTTTAGAGAAAATGGGTTTTTTTCTGTTCCTGGGTTATTGCCGCAGGAAGTTATAATCAATGCTAAAAGTATAGCGACGAATAACTTAGGTGACTTCATTATGTATATTCTATTTTAATGTAGGGTAAAAGTAAAAAATCATCGTTAAAAACTATTGTTAAATATGTAAAACTACGTATCTTTGCAGCGGCAAGTCCTACACAACCAGCTCCTGTTGAATCCCCCAGGGCGGGAACGCAGCAAGGGTAAACGGTCGTAGCGGTGTGATGTAGGTAGCTTGCCATTTTTTATGCGCTAAAGTCAAGGAAAATTACCTTCCCATTTCCAACGATTAACTCCCATCAATCCTATTATCATTAAACGAAGATGGTAACAGCTTCGGGATAAACTTGATTAGTAAAGGTAATAAGATGGTACCCCCTGGTAACAAGAAGACTGTTAATGACGGGATGGTTTTGCATATATCTAGCAACTGTGTTTTTACCTTTTGTTTTTCTTCCACAGAAAGATCCCTTGTTGTAGATTTACCTAATAAAACAACTAGCTCACCACTTTCCTCCAGTTCTTGTTGTAATCTTTTTTTATTACGAAGGATAAGCAGTTTTACAGTTGCTGAAGATTGACGATACAAGTGTTTTACGGGGTGTTCATATTCAAATAGTTGTATTTTTTTGGCGTGTGCTGCTGAAAAGTTTCGTAAATCGTCCAAGCTTTTTTGTACATCTTCACCGGTAAACTGAAGTTGACTTGCTAATTGCTGTAAAAATTGAAATTCTGTAGTATCAACCTCTCCATCATCCCAAACAGCCAAGCAGCATAGATCTAGCAAATATTTTTTGGTGAGAAAATCTTTATCCAAAAAAAAACTAAAACTTTTAAAAGTCTTTTCTTCGCTATCAGTTGTCTTTTCTTCAAGATATTCAGATGAAGATTCAAAGAGTTCTAATAACAAAGAGTCGTATTTGCTTTTCTTTCTTTTAGATTTCAGCGCTAATAAACAAGAGGAAATTAAGTTTTTTTCCAAGTTTTGTGCTTCCTCCTTAATAGTGTCCGGTTCCTTTAGGTATTTTTTAAAACAAAGTACATCAATAAATAATAACGCATACGTTAATAAAGAAGCAGCATCTTTTTTGGATAGAAAAGTGTTTTCCTGTAAGCGGGAATCCATTATTTTTTCAAGGGTTGCTGTTTCAGAACTGGAAATAGAAAATCGTTTAAGCCATCCTTTTTTTTGTTTGTCAAGCTGTTTATAGAAAGAAATGATAGCGTTAACAGCTTCATTATAATTAGTGCTGCTTTTTTCTACACTATATATATGTAATAAAGAGTGAAGTAAATTTACTTTACCATATTCTTCTTTAGTCAGTGTTAAATAGGTTAATGGCTCAGGTGAAAGGCTCTTAACCGGTATTCCGTATATAAACCCTGATTTTTTCAATGTATCGTAAAATACTTCGGAAGAAGTAAAGTGCATTTTGTTTTCTTCTGAAGAGAAGATGTATATGAATTTTGATATCCAGCCTGATGCAGAGGGGTTCATTTTTTCTTTTTTTAGATTAACACAAAATTAACAGCTATGATAAAACCGTAGCAGTAATTTAAGCGTAAATGTAATAGAACATAAATTAATCGATAAAAAAACAATCATGAAAAAAACAAAGATTTTTGCAGCAATTGGTGGAGTAGGCATAGCCGTACTCGCCATATTTTTAATCGCTGCCGACCACATTGACTCACCTTCGGTGGCAGGTACAACGACGGATATTGCAGATTTGTATGCCTTTGAGGGCAGCAATGCAGACAATACAGTTTTAATTGCAACCCTTCAAGGTCCTTTAGCACCAGGTGATGTAACCAATAATGCATCTTTTGATGAAAATGTATTGTTAGAATTCAATATTGATAACACAGGTGATTTTAAAGAAGACTTGGTAATACAAGCTATAAAAAGAGGAGACTCTATGTACTTTTTTGGTCCTGTAGCTCCAGAAACACAGGGGCTTAGCAGTACTGTGGCAACTTCTGGTCCAAAACATAGTGTGAAAATTTCAACATCAAGCGAAGTTGAAGTTACAGACAGTGATGGAATGAAGTTTTTCGCAGGTCCTAGAAGAGATGGATTTTTCTTTGACTTTAACCGCTTTAATCAAGTAATTGGTGGGGAAGTAGCTCCAGAAGGATTTTTACCTCCAGGAGAAGCTAGTGACTTTTTTGAAAACGTAAATGTTTTAGCTATATCTGTAGAAGTGCCTAACTCTATGTTGGGAACAGCTCCACCACACGTAGGAGGAGCAGTAGGAATTGATGGACTTCCACCAGCCTACAATGTATGGGTATCAGCAAAAAGAAGACAATAAAATAACATAACAATAAAAACAAAACAAGATGAAAATATATAAATTAAGTATGGTATTTATTGCTATGTGTGCATCCTTACTGTTTGTACAATGTAGCGATGATGACGATAACGTTATAGATTTACAAACCTGTAACGATGGAATTCAAAATGGATCTGAAACAGGAGTTGATTGCGGTGGAACTGCTTGTGAGCCTTGTGCAGATGGTGAAATTAATTTTTCAGGAACCTTTATGCAAGAAGACATAATGGGACGCCCAGGTATAAACACAGTATTTAGTGGTACCGATGAAGTAAAAAATAACTTTAATACCACCACTGTAACAGGTAGAGCTGACTTTACACCAATTTTTGAAAATACATTGGAAACTTACCACGATGTTTACGCTGTATCATTAGGATTAGATCCTGAAGATGTAAACTATGTGCCTAATATTTTAGGTTTAGATGCGACAACTTTTGCGACAGTATTGTCTCAATTTGACGCCTTACAAGTTGCACCAAATGCACAGACCGTGTATTTTGATCCTTCAACCGGAGTAGCATTAACCGGAAGAAACATTAATGACGATGTTATTGATATATCGTTGATATTAATGTTTGGTGGAGGAGACCTAAACAACCTTAACTTTGATGGTACCGATGGCTCGCCACTTTTAATTAGTGACAGCGTAGGTTTTGGAGATCGTCAAGTAGTTGACTTCCCTTATTTGGAAACTCCAAATTAAAAAGTAACTTTAGAGTTGAAAAAAGAAAAGGGCAATTTATTGCTCTTTTCTTTTATATAACAGTTTTATCACTACTTTGAAGTATTAAATTAACAGATTAAATAAAAAACTAATGAAAAAGATACTAATTTTATTTGCGCTTTGTGCCTTTTTCTCTTGTGATGAGAAAAAAGAAAGTAAAAATGACACCGCAAAAATAACACATAAGGAAGATTATAATAAATACCTTTCCACCAATGATAATTCGGCTTATAAAGCTGCTCTTTCAGAAAAAGATTTTTGGAACAAGCGATTGGCAGCAGATAGCAGTGGAGTAGGGGATTTAGGCCCTTTAGCTGGAGGTTATTCAGCTTTATTTGCTGCTACGGGTAATGTAGAAAACTTACAAAAAGCAGAAAAATTACAAAAAAAAGCCATAGAAATATCAGCAACTAATAAAGATGGTTATACCCGTGCTTTGGCAAAGACTTATATTTCACAACATAGGTTTAAAGAGGCCAAACAAATTTTGGAAGAAAGTTATAAAGGTGTTTCGAATAAACACGAAACTGAATTCATGCTTTTTGATGTTTACATGGAACTAGCAGAATATAATAAAGCATATGAAATGCTTAATAAAGTAAAAAATAATGGTGATTATAACTACTTAATTAGGGTATCTAAGTGGAGTGATTACAAAGGTGATCTAGATGCAGCTATTAAATATATGGAGAAAGCTAAAGCAATAGCAGAATCTGGTGGAAATAAGTCATTGAAAGTTTGGAGTTATAGTAACATAGCCGATTTTTACGGCCACGCAGGCAGAATTGATGACGCGTATGCTTATTATCTAAAAACATTAGAGCTTGAACCAGATAATGCATATGTAAAAAAAGGATTGGCTTGGATAGCCTATTCGTATGAGAAAGATACCAAAGAGGCAAACCGCATTCTAGACTCAGTAATGGTAAACCATAAATCACCTAATTACTATTTGCTTAAAGCAGAAATGGCAGAATTTAATAACAATCAAGAACAAGTTGAGGCGAACCAAGAGAAATTTACCGATATGGTTTCAGACTCCTTGTATGGTGGAATGTACAATACTTATTTAATTGAACTATACGCCGATACAAACCCTGAGAAAGCACTTACTCTGGCTAAAAAAGAAATAAACAATCGCGCTACACCAGAAACTTATACACTTTTAGCATTGGCACAATTAAAAAATGAAAATAAAGAAGATGCTTTACAAACTATTGAAACATATGTAGAAGGTAAAACCTTCGAGCCAAATGCACAATATGTTTCGGCTATGGTATATAAAGCAAATGGCATGCAAGACAAGGTAAAACCCCTAAAAGAAGAGCTTTCTGGTGCTTCTTATGAGCTAGGTCCAGTTTTATCAAAAAAAATAGCACAATTATAAAACCGTAACCCGCTAATCCTCGTACATATATGTAGAAAGGTTGATCATCTATAGAGGACTATGGGATCAACAACTGGTTATGCCGGTTTTTTCAGAGTTTTTTTGTTAGTTAAGCACCTTCTATACTTTTATAGAGGGTGCTTTTAGTTTTTACAAATTATTCCGTCTTGTGAAATTTTCTTTCCTTCATTTGTAGTAATAGTGGCAGTATAAAAAAGACAATTATGCTCAATCTTTATTTTAGAAACTATAATTCCATTATTTTCATTAATCCATTTTTTCCCTTCGTCTAACTCATATTTTGAAGAATCATAAGTAAGTCTATACGTACAATCGTCTATCCACTCAATTTTTTCATATTCAGGATTTCCGCTTCCAATTTCGTTTATCCATTCAATCTGGGTATTTTCTTCTCGAATAACTATATACTTTTTTATGATAGAATCTCTTTCAGGGGTATATTCCGAAATGCTATCATTTGAAACTATTGTATACTTTGCCATTTCTTTTGTTTCAGGAATATAAAACTGCCCAATTTTAAAATCAGCACATGTTAATTCCTGTGCAGTTGTAGTGATGCTGATTAATAAAATTGAAAAAATCAATAATGCTATTTTTTTCATATAATTACCTTGAATACTACTTACTCAATAATGGTTATTCCTCCAATCATTTCTAGATTGGTTGGTTTTTCAAACCAGCTTTCCATAAAATCAAAATTTTCTCTGCTTACTTCAAATTCGAAAGTTGATCCTTTTTCTTTATTTCTTTTCATCACTCTATTTAGTCGAGTGGTTTTTGGAATATCTAGAAAATGTGTTGTCAATTCATAGCCGTTCAAATCTGCAAATTTTCTGAATTTTTCACGGTGCTCAAATTTAGAAAATCCTAAATCCAGAATAGAATCGGTTTTTGAGTTTTCCAACTGCTCAACTAAAGTCAGAATCACTTCTTCAGCTCTATCAATTCTTTCGAGAAACCATTCCAACCCGTCATCGGGTTTTTTGTCAGCGAGAAATAAAGTGTTATTCCAAGTATCAATTGAAAAAATAATTCCGTTTGTCTTTCTTTTCAATTGAGTTGCGTAGGTTGTTTTTCCAGAACCTGTATTTCCAAGTATAAGGTGAATCATTTTTGCTTGGTTCAAATTAGGGTAACGAATATAAATATTTAACAATTACTCTCATCTGGAAAACATAAAAACCTTATCCAAAGCGGATAAGGTTTTTAATGGTTTTAATAAATAGTTTTCTTGTTTAAAGTGTTACCTCACCTAATGTATACAATTGATCCATTGTAGGGGTTTCACTTCCGCCTTCAGGCTCTAAGGTAATACCAAAGGCTTCGGTTGCGGCTACTTGTCCCATATCAATCCTGAAAAGTAAAGTTTCAGACTCAGAATAGGTATCAAGCAAGCCAACACTTGTTGGGGTCAAGGGTTGCATGGTTAAAGACCATACTTGATATACTTTACCACGTGGCGGTTCTGGTAAGCCTGAGGCATCTATATATGCAATTTTATCTTTTTTGTTTACATATACCTTGGCGTAGGCCTGTGGTGCCACTGCTTGATTACCCGGTAAGGTGTAGCTATTATATTCTTTAGATCTTACAATGTCTAATACATCGTTGGCCTCTGCTAATTGGCTTTCAGCCTTTTCAGCGTTTTCTTCTAAAACTATATTTTGAGTGGTAGTGTACTGAACTCGGTCTTGAAGATCATTTTTCTCTTTAAGCATCCAAAAAATACCTGCAAGTGCCAATATGGTAGCAGCCCAACCAGTAATTGCTCCCCAATTGGTTGAAGGTTTTCTATCTGAAAGTGATCTAACTTTTCTAATATTATCAAGTATTTGTGACCAAATAAGGGCAGAGAGCGGTGGTGAAACAGCTTCAGCCAATGTAATCACGCTATCCTCTATTAATTCTACTTGCTCTTTTACTTCAGGGTGTGTTTCAATGGCATCCTCCACTTCACTGGATTCTTCAACAGAAAGTGATCCAGCGACATACAGTTCTAAATTACCTGATTCTATAAGTTCTTGTGCGTTCATATTATCCTAATACAATTGTTTTTAAATCCTGCATACATTTTCTGTTGCGGGTTTTTAAAGTTCCTAACGGAATATCTATTTCTTTCGCTGCGTCCTTTTGAGTGTATCCTTTAAAGATTAAAAAATCTATTATTTTGATACAAGCAGGTTTCAATGCGTCCAAGTATTTCTTGATCCCTATAGCATTTGTTTTTTTGTTTAGGTTATCAGACGTAGCTAATATATCTACGAAATTAGTGGTGCTTAGGTTTTTCTTTGAGTTTTTATATGCCTTAGAACGAGTTTTATCTATTGCTGTATTCCTTGCAATATTGAGTATCCACGTAAAAAACCGACCTTTTTTAATGTTGTACGATTTTGAGTTGTCCCAAATCTTGATAAATACATCTTGCATAACTTCTTCTGCATCTCCTTCATCAAGTACAATACTATAAATGATACCGAATAAAGCTTCGGAGTACATAGTATAAAGTTTAGAAAAGGCTTTTTCATTTCCATCTTGCATGGAAATAATTAGTTCGTCTGGTTGTTTCATTGTTTAGTTTTGTGTCTATGCTAAAATAAAGAAATATTTTTGATATTTTAATTATTTAAGTGGATTTTGGACTTGTGTCAAC comes from the Marixanthomonas ophiurae genome and includes:
- a CDS encoding LETM1-related biofilm-associated protein — encoded protein: MNPSASGWISKFIYIFSSEENKMHFTSSEVFYDTLKKSGFIYGIPVKSLSPEPLTYLTLTKEEYGKVNLLHSLLHIYSVEKSSTNYNEAVNAIISFYKQLDKQKKGWLKRFSISSSETATLEKIMDSRLQENTFLSKKDAASLLTYALLFIDVLCFKKYLKEPDTIKEEAQNLEKNLISSCLLALKSKRKKSKYDSLLLELFESSSEYLEEKTTDSEEKTFKSFSFFLDKDFLTKKYLLDLCCLAVWDDGEVDTTEFQFLQQLASQLQFTGEDVQKSLDDLRNFSAAHAKKIQLFEYEHPVKHLYRQSSATVKLLILRNKKRLQQELEESGELVVLLGKSTTRDLSVEEKQKVKTQLLDICKTIPSLTVFLLPGGTILLPLLIKFIPKLLPSSFNDNRIDGS
- a CDS encoding DUF4331 family protein, with the translated sequence MKKTKIFAAIGGVGIAVLAIFLIAADHIDSPSVAGTTTDIADLYAFEGSNADNTVLIATLQGPLAPGDVTNNASFDENVLLEFNIDNTGDFKEDLVIQAIKRGDSMYFFGPVAPETQGLSSTVATSGPKHSVKISTSSEVEVTDSDGMKFFAGPRRDGFFFDFNRFNQVIGGEVAPEGFLPPGEASDFFENVNVLAISVEVPNSMLGTAPPHVGGAVGIDGLPPAYNVWVSAKRRQ
- a CDS encoding tetratricopeptide repeat protein, whose amino-acid sequence is MKKILILFALCAFFSCDEKKESKNDTAKITHKEDYNKYLSTNDNSAYKAALSEKDFWNKRLAADSSGVGDLGPLAGGYSALFAATGNVENLQKAEKLQKKAIEISATNKDGYTRALAKTYISQHRFKEAKQILEESYKGVSNKHETEFMLFDVYMELAEYNKAYEMLNKVKNNGDYNYLIRVSKWSDYKGDLDAAIKYMEKAKAIAESGGNKSLKVWSYSNIADFYGHAGRIDDAYAYYLKTLELEPDNAYVKKGLAWIAYSYEKDTKEANRILDSVMVNHKSPNYYLLKAEMAEFNNNQEQVEANQEKFTDMVSDSLYGGMYNTYLIELYADTNPEKALTLAKKEINNRATPETYTLLALAQLKNENKEDALQTIETYVEGKTFEPNAQYVSAMVYKANGMQDKVKPLKEELSGASYELGPVLSKKIAQL
- a CDS encoding AAA family ATPase yields the protein MIHLILGNTGSGKTTYATQLKRKTNGIIFSIDTWNNTLFLADKKPDDGLEWFLERIDRAEEVILTLVEQLENSKTDSILDLGFSKFEHREKFRKFADLNGYELTTHFLDIPKTTRLNRVMKRNKEKGSTFEFEVSRENFDFMESWFEKPTNLEMIGGITIIE
- a CDS encoding anti-sigma factor encodes the protein MNAQELIESGNLELYVAGSLSVEESSEVEDAIETHPEVKEQVELIEDSVITLAEAVSPPLSALIWSQILDNIRKVRSLSDRKPSTNWGAITGWAATILALAGIFWMLKEKNDLQDRVQYTTTQNIVLEENAEKAESQLAEANDVLDIVRSKEYNSYTLPGNQAVAPQAYAKVYVNKKDKIAYIDASGLPEPPRGKVYQVWSLTMQPLTPTSVGLLDTYSESETLLFRIDMGQVAATEAFGITLEPEGGSETPTMDQLYTLGEVTL
- a CDS encoding RNA polymerase sigma factor — encoded protein: MKQPDELIISMQDGNEKAFSKLYTMYSEALFGIIYSIVLDEGDAEEVMQDVFIKIWDNSKSYNIKKGRFFTWILNIARNTAIDKTRSKAYKNSKKNLSTTNFVDILATSDNLNKKTNAIGIKKYLDALKPACIKIIDFLIFKGYTQKDAAKEIDIPLGTLKTRNRKCMQDLKTIVLG